Part of the Nicotiana sylvestris chromosome 2, ASM39365v2, whole genome shotgun sequence genome, GGGATCATTGAGAATATCTTCTTTATTATTAGTAAAGTATATACAGAAGGTTATGAACTACTGAGAATTATGGAGTCGATAACTGtatacattttttttttcttttcggcAAATTTGACGGAGTTACATTGCCATGCACGAAGATTACTGAATATGGGTATAAGAGTTAGCTCATATCTGTAGGTACAAGCTAAGTTTAGTCAATCATACTGATTTCACCGTTAATAAGAAACGATGTAAAAGGAAATCATCCATTTCATATAAAGTTTAAAGTTTTATGTATACACCTTACAATGTAAAAGGGAGGATAGGAGTACTCCCATTATAGAATGCGTATGTATGTCGACAAGACAAGAGATGATTGCTATAGTGATAAACACTATTTACTTTCAACGTCCCTAAGATTGTGGGTTCAAATCATAAAGGAAGGGTAAAAGAATGAATTATATTCCTAAGTACTCCCCTATATTTTGGTAATTTTAACTATTTCCTAATTAACAAAATAAATCGCCTACAAATTAATCCAAGCGTTAGACTTAGACCAAGGACGTCCCAAAAAAGATTGATGAGGGAAAAGATGTTGCAACTAAAGCTAAATAATCAAGTGTTAGTTTAAGATTGACTTTAATTTACTTGAAACTTCTATACGGTTTACCTGGTATCTTATAAACATTTTTTTTGCTAGTGTTAAACAGGTGTTTGGACCTGACTTCAAAGGTATTTTAAGTAATATAAACGGTTTTAATTTTTACCTATCTTGACAAGATCTACTGAGGCTAATAAACTATAAGTTAGATAGCAGAAATCTGgtggttttaatttttgaaaattcaAAATGGCCTAAATTTTATGTTGTTTTCTAATTTCCTCGAGCAGCAAATCTGTTTCTTGGATCTTTTTTCTCCTGAATCTAATAAGTAACTTTGTAAATCCTTTGTTATTCACTAGAGgatatttattttataacacaCTTCTACATGCCTAGCCCCTTGGTTTATAGGTTGATTAATAATTTTTGTTACCCCTCCTTCACTTATTGTAATTTCTCTCGAGAAATAAATAATAACATCTCAAAATATGTTGTCGATTCAATTATTATACTTCATACGTATAAGTTAAATACGTATAAGGTACTGAGAAGTTAAATCTTTTTATGGTAATTTCTCTCTAGATGTACATTTTATGTTCaacaaaaaggaataaaaaatagaAGCTTTAGAAATTTAACGTAActtaaaaaaaagaagggaaaaggcACATGATATTTCTTCAATTCAGAACATAAAGGGCGGAATTAAAATAAGTAAAACATTTAAGGATCAAATTAAACTTTCCCAAAATATGATGTACCAAATGTGCAATTTACTCAATCCAAAATCACACTGCAAAATCCAACAAGCCTCCTCCATCAGAAAGCCAAAGGAAAAATGCGAGTCTTTTCTATGTCGCCCACTTGCCTTGACCAGAGCTGTTCCATAAAATTCTTGGCAACACAAACTAAGGTATAACCCGTCAAACCCTAGTAAAACtgcaaaaaagaaaaatgcagtgtgtttctttatttttcttcttctttgtttcttagggtatatatttgtttctttgtttattttactcctAATCGTTTACAGAAGAGAAATGTGTATGAAGGAGACAACCTATTTGGCGAAAAGAAGAATAAATACTCATATGAGGTGAAGTTGCTGAAGAATTTGGCTCCACCTCTAATGACTGCCCTTATAGCTCTCTCTCCCATTGTCAATCCCCCAGGTAATAGCGCTTACTGTTTTTTTCCGCTTAGCATTTTGTTTTTCTTGCTTAAAAGTTGCATATAATATGATACTAAAATATTGCTACTCTAATATTTGATAGTCTCATTGTTATGATTCTTGATATTGTTTCAACATATTGCAAAATTATGTGCTGTTTATATTTTTGTTTACTCACAAACTCTGCTtcgttattattttattttctgagTAACCTTTCTTTACAATTCCTGTCTACCAGTACAGTTAAAAGGTAGTAAAAGGAAAGctttaacaaaacaaaaaattaaaaaataagagaaaagggATAAAGCTTTCAAGATCTCGTCTTTTGCATGATCTTGGCCATAGGACCTGGAATTTAACTTAGAGGTAAAATAAGAAGAAAGGTTGAATTGGAAATACTCTATTTGCTTCACGATTAGAGAGTATCTAAGTTTTTGTGCTATAATTAGAAGAGCTAATGGAGAATCTAAATGGAAATTGTCAGCCGAAAACAAATTTTAGGGTCAGATGTACATTTAGTTCTGTTGATTTCCATTTCAGTTAAGGAGTTGGATTACCTTCCCTTCTTTTGCGAAATTCACTTATTGGATCAATGAGAGCAATTGATCGTGTAGCTTACTGTCACCAATTACTTTTCATTACCTTGAAAGGAAATCTTTTCTTCTCCTGATTGCATGCGATATAATGCTAAATCTTCTGAAATTGAGAGTCTTCATTATTTTATTAAGTGGTAGCATGAAAATCCATGTTAGCGCAATTAATCTCTGGATATCCGTTAGTGATAAAAATGCATGCTTGCTTAGCTTTCATCCTGGCTCCACGACTAGTATTGTGCTTTTGTGTGGTATCTCATTTCTCCTTCTGTAGGATGCTCATTTGGCTAATAGTGTTATCATATAATAGTGCTCGGTAGAGTATTTTCGATTGGTGCTTGTCTCTTCCTAGAAAAAAGGAAAGGTCTCTTTGTCATTAGTGGatatatatacactcttgttGAAAGAAGTATTCATCTATCTTTCCTGAGATTCTAGTTTCTCATTATTTGCTATCCATCTTGCATGTATTATTATTTTGGAACAACTAGCTGTATAGCTGGACACAGAATCATTTCTTGTGCATTGTCCTATTGTTTCACCAGTCAATCTCGAAGTAGGGATTACCATTTAGGACCAAAGGAAACATGTCTAAGTGGAGTATTATTTACTTCAAGGGATGATCCCAACAGTGTTGTCAAAGGCGAAAAGCGATAAAAAGTGCTCTACTGCTCCATGCCTTTTGGGCTTTAAGTGCAAAGCACagtgaagaaaaaaataaaaattatatatgtAATGCGAGAACAAAGTAACAACTTCGTTCATAATGATTTCCTTAATAGTTAATATATCTTTTTGCCAATCATATTTATTGTTTAGTACCACAGAATGAGCCTATTTGAGTTGCAGAAAATCCTATATATTTTCCACTCTTACGGCACCACTCCAATTCACATTTTCCCATTAAGCAAGGTTTTACAGGTGGTTTGACGCTACTAGGTTATTATAAGAGACGGAGGTCTTCAGGTACAATATTCCGTTGCTTAGCTGTGGATAATCAGTGGTGACAGACTACCTAATCAATAGAAGTATATGTAAGAACCTTTTCTTAAACCAGATATAAGGCACTCTAGGTGCAACCTTAGTTTGTATAAGCAGACTTACTCAATCATTATTAGGGTGTAGTCACAGCTGCACTGCCTTGATCTACGGagctttctttgagagagatttGACTCCTTATCTGTTCCTTAATAATGGCTCTCCTGATTCTTCTCGACTTCTGTGCAGTCCTCTTCTAACCTTTTGACATCCTGTCTCTGCAAAAGTATTTTTACGGCGATGTGATTAAGCCATTCATTTTGCATGTTTATTAGAAAGCTTTCTTTTACTATCAACTTGAAGTAGCGGTACATTCACAGTAATTTGGGAAGTTACCGTTGGATGTAGCATGATAACATCTTATCCTGAGCTCCACTGGGGATTGTTTTACTGCATGGCCGAACTGAGATTGGATAAAGTTGAGAATCTACCTATTTCCCTGCATGGTAGACCTTTCGGCAAAGAAATGTCAAAGCGCGCTTATTTGTCCTGCAGTTCTGTTATCATGCATCCGAGACCTATTTCCAATGATGCACTCGCAACTCTTAACACTGGTCATAAAGCGACTTACAACAATGAAACTCAGTCGTTAGATTTATCCAATCTGGAAATTACGTTAATTGATGCAATCCATTCTAGTATGTGATTTGTGTGAGATTGGTGTGACCCGTCTGACTAAGAAACTTGACAAGGTGACGCAACCCGACCAATTAAGGGATTTGCATGATTTTATTACTTCACATGCTATGATGCAATAAGAAGATGAGTACTTCAATGTCATATCTGTGCCAGCAGCAGTGCATGCTGTTGAGAAAATGAGCTTTAGCTCCAACTTAATTCCATAAGGTAGCTCAAGTGGTGAGGCTTGTTCAAGATCATATTATGGAGACTATAGTTATACGCCATTGTTATCAAAGGAAAAATCAACAAAAAGCATTTAGGTCTGTTGATGCTTTAGCACAAAGCGCACGTAAAGCGCGGCTAGTTTAGTGGATGAGATAGCAAAAGGAGAGGAAAATAAGTAGTTACGAACAGGGAATCCATGTAGCTAGCATGCTTCTAAGTTGATGAATGTTCTTCCAACACTTAAAACGTTCTTATTTATGCTATTTGTAGAACAACATATCAGTAAACACTTGCCTGTTATATAGCCCATCAAGACACAGATTGCAAGCATTGAGCATCCCAACCCCTTGCCTCAACTTGAACCAAAGCAATCCACATGAAAATTGTCGCAAAAGTTTGACCATGTTAGCCATGTCAAGAACAAATTAAATTTTTATTCAATATTAGAAATGAGCATATCTGATGGAGGATGCAGGAAGCTCACATAGAGGACAAAATGAGAAGGTTGCCTAAGATGTTCTGGTATGGTTTTACATAAACTACAGGCACCGGTCAGTAAATATAATATCTTTTATGGCGGCTACAGTCTTAGTAGTCTCTACTTTCTGGAGGTCCCTTTTGAAGGTGACTTGGTTGTATTTCCTTATTTGACATTGGTGTACTGGAAATTAGAGCTAGGCTGATTCCACATCTGATGTAGGTCGCAAGAAGTAATCCCTTGTTGTCAATGTGTTTGCAGTTGAAATTCAGTACTGGGCCTTTTAATCTTAAAACATTATCCATCTTTTACCTGCTTCTCGGCTCTCTTCTCTCCtttattttattgtatttttatttgcaGACTCAGTTGGACAAACAATAGAAGTACAAAGGGGAGCTGCTTTGTTTAGTAAAGCTTGCATTGGATGTCATTATGCAGGTGGAAATATAATCCAGCCTGTGAGTATTACTTGCCTCGTGATCCCAATAATCGTCAAAGATTTTGCAGCTCACCataattatttttcctttttcatgtTAGGGTGCGACACTCTTCTTGAAGGATCTAGAAAGGTAAAAGATTAAAATCCATCCATAAGATTTTATTTTAAGTTGTACTCCATGTCGCGGTTCCTTAGAACTTTACATATCTAAATCGAAACCAGAAGTTCAAAGAAAGGATGCTTAAATTTTCACACTAGTAAAAGTATTACCACACTTTACTGCTACCTATTTCAAAAGAAAAGGTATAAACATACTTATGACTTTACTTGTCAGCTTCTTGGTCTAATTTTCTGTACCAGGAACAACTGATGGTAACTAAATATATAAGATATTCACAGCAACTGAAAGTTCAGAATGTGAAGAAATTATATGCTGCTTCCGTTTTCACAAAATGTGCCCATCTACACCATTAACTTTTTTGTTTTAAATGGCTCTAAATGAAAGGCTCTTTGTTGGTTTGCTGAAGATAATTTCCCCCCTTACCCTCCCCTTTCCCATCCCCTTCTAAAGCTTAGCAGGTCAAATTTTCTGAATATATGATTTCGTTGAAAATGTCAACTCTTGTGAGGAAAACATATGGATAAAAGGTAAACTGAATATCAAAATGTTCGTATAAGCAGAACTGTAGAATGTGCAGCAAACTAATTAATAATTATCCTATTACATACGTTAGCTAAGATTAAAATCACTCATGTTATTTTGTTGTGTTGTTAAACTTTTAAATCCACATTATGGTTTTACGAAAACCAAATCTATATAGATAATAGGTTATTTCATCTCAACTTTTGAGGACTTATTGTCTTGCTGTATACATAGTCTGTTCGTTGTCAATTGTTTTTATACATAGTTTAGTTGCAACTTGTCATATCATTATGGAAAAAAAACATGGCCATCTTTGAACTATCTACTTTTCTGAATAGAAATGGAGCTGACACGGAAGAGGAGATCTATCGCATCACTTACTATGGCAAAGGGAGAATGCCAGTAAGTTCACACTGTTCAGAACCATGTTTATCTTTATGCTGGCTATGTGGTGGACCTAATGCGCCATCTGGCTTTGCAGGGGTTTGGTCAGAATTGTACACCGAGGGGTCAATGCACCTTTGGTCCTCGATTGCAAGATGATGAAATTAAACTTTTAGCTGAGTTTGTGAAGTCTCAAGCCGATCAAGGTTGGCCTAAAATAGAAAATAGTGGAGATTGAAAATAATTCCTACATCGTTAAGTCTAGTTCAAGAAATAGAAGAAATTAGCTCAATTGTATAGGTCTGTGTAAACTtcaccctccccagaccccccaCTAGTGGGATCACACAAGGTAGAAGTACATCATACACCTCACCATCCCCATACCTCACTAGTGGGATCatattgggtatgttgttgttgtacaaAATGTGTATTTCATGCTTCTCATTCCTTTGTCTTTTCATCTCCCCTTCCCATTCGACGTTCCTGCTCACACATCCCTACCACTAAAGGGGATGCAGATAGAAATAGTCAGTCATCTCAAGCAGATCAATCCCAAAGTTTCTGTTGGAGtctaaaccatgcatgtttattttccttttttgagGTACCTGTTGATGGCATGAAGGGTAGTCTCATTTGCCTGTGTAAAGTTGACTATGTTTCTTTCCATCCCTAGCTGTATAGTTTTAGTTGTCACATGCTGGACCTGCTAAAGCACATGCCCATATGCATGTGTTATTCTGAACTGGATATAAAAACTAGAGTTTGACTATATTCCTGTTCCCCAGGCAAAAAGTGTAACAGAAAATCTACATTTGCACTTAACATATCCAAACCTTGTGCTGGATTTTGAACTTCTTGCTAATTAGATGATTTAAAGTGTCCAAGAGGGTTctacaaatatataatttattttcttgtACTACTTTTGATCCCTCTTCCCCAACAAAAAGCTGAAAAAAGGTTATGTGGTTGTTAGGAAAGCATGTTACCTTGGTGCTTAGACTTGTTTAAGCTTTTCATCTGTTATTTGGTATTATCCTTAACTGATAACACATGGTTTTAACAGACATACTAATTTCAAGATAATGAAATGGCTTTTAGAATGGTAGAATGATGAGGATGCTGGTGTCCTTTGGATTTAGTAGGGGATTAAGTACAAATTGTCCATCTTACTTTTGGATTTGTGGTACATAACCTCCTCGATATACTATGTAAATAGGATCAAgatctcatttttcttcttttttttgggcTGAGATTTCATGCAAATGATCAACCTTTTCGAAGATATATGGAACAGTGGAAGAAAAAAATCCATACAGGTATTTGTAAAATTAATTGGAGTTACGTTTTTAGTCATGTTGGTTACACAGAGCTGGCATGGATAGAGAGGAATTATATTGTTGATCCTAAGTAGTTTGGAATTGAGGCATAGTAATTGTTGCGCGTCAACGAATGAGTCTTCTAGATTGTTGGTGCATATAACTTAGAATTCCTAATTATTACATCTCTTCcattaactagagacataccccTCTTTGTGATTAAAGAAGCTTTTGTCTAATTGCAAGTAGTAATCATGTCATTAGTCATTCTTGTTCATAATTATAACTTCATTAATGGAAATCCAAGAAACATGTTTGCCATGACCATAGCACATTAAAAGGCAAATTTCTTTGTGTGTGAATATTATTAAGTGCATAATAGAATACACATATCATATAAACATAATTAGACATTATCACACAAGAGAGACCCCACTATTGCTTAGATGAAAAGCACTTGAAATTCATTAGTATTCAAATTAAATAAACTTGTTAGTGGTCGCACAAATTAGAGATAATGAAAATCTAATGAACGAATTTGAACCACCTTCTGCtaaccaaaaacaaattaaaatgtACTGTTGGACAAATTAACAGAAGAAACCTAAAAAATCCTATCTATTAATAATTTTCAAGACTAGTGTGACCCACAAACATAGGGAATATAGAAAGAAAAAAGCCCCTAATTTATTATATTTTGTTTCTCTGTGCaggcaaaaaagagaagaaaaagaaaagacttaTAAAATACACGGACAGCTTTATTCACAACCACCTAACTCCCCAACCTGAATCAAATGAAGATTTAACTCAATTCAGCTAAATTACAAGGCAAAACCATGTGACTCTCTCTATATATTAATCAAACAATTGGGAGAACAATAAAGCAAAGAAAAAATTATAGGATTAGGCATTAAAAGTTTTTGTGGTCCTTCCCTTCCATTAGGGCCTGTCTACATGTTTATCATTCAAAGACAGAAGGAACCTCCAAAGCTAAAGACAAAAGGACgccctcacccccattccaccaACCTGAtcaatacatacatacatacatacatgtaACATATGTAATTTACATAATGCATATGCAATTTTAAATTTTGTGAAGCTACTATTACTATGTCTACCATCTAGTATACGTTTGAAATTCATTAGCCGGACTAATTTATATTCGTGTCGAGTAAGTTCACTCAAAAGTCAGGGGTAAGATGCTTAGTAGCAAAAAATTCTCTACTTTCGAAGACCTGTATAGGACGGAAATCGGTCTCAGAAGATGAGTGAATTAGGAAGTAATATGTGTTAATCAACAATGATTGAACCATGTTCACACCGAATATAAATCTGTGACCGGATAAAATGTTCACACCGAATACAAATATGTGGTCAGATAAGAAGCAATTCAAAATATGACCGTTACAGAAGATCCTAAGATCTCTCCCGTCTTTATTAGCATTTATTAGGCTTTATTACCCTTTATTATTCTTTATTACCTTTTTATTACCTTTTGTTGTAGCATTAATTTTGATAATTAATTAGTAGATCGTATACTCCATAGCTCTAGTATATATAAAGAGAGGCTTACATTCTAttgtaaagaaaaaaaaggaaactaATAGAAAAAAGATTAGTATTCTCTCCCAAGTTTTATAGAAGTATTGTCGAGAATTTCCCTTTACTCTTGATCACAGAACATTCTAAAACCTAGACTTATATTTTCTTCAATTGCTCTTATTTTAATCGATTTGTTCTTCATTACTTTATTTTGCCGGATCAATTTAATCCATATATCTATAAATCATGTTACAAATTTAACTGTGATGTTTTTCCGATAAACATGAACTCGAAATTTTTGATTCTAGAGGGAGGAATCTCATTCGCTCACCACACGTTTTACCAGAGGCGTGTCTAGCTCATTGGATATGGGTTCACGTGAATTCATACTTTTCTCTCTAAATCATGTATAATAatgttatattttttcaaaattatctaaATATATGTGCGTACACTCATGCTCAAAGACTCATATGATGCAATAATAATTGGGTGAACCTCTACGAACAAAAATTGCGGTTCAAATCCCATTTGTCATACGGTCTTGTTTTCGGCATCGAGTATACATATATAGGTGAAAATcactaaaattttaaaaagaataaTTTTTAACGTATAATTTCTAAGGGTAGTGAATTTATGGTAACAGACTAAAGTTAAACACGTCAAATATAAGTTCTAAATCAACTTCAAAATAATAGTACACTCATCCTCTTGAAATCTTGGATCTGCCTCTTCCTTCTTTTATCAGTATGTCATAGCTAACATGCAGCTAGATCAAAACAAAAGAGTCTTAGTATAGGTAACGTGAAAATGTTGGAGACTTACAACAACTTAATAATTAACAAACAATAATAATTACCACGTCATCTCGAAATTTTCTGAATTATGAAAAGGGGACCAAAGAGAAACCTAGCAGAGAGGAAAGCAATTTAAAATTTGTCTTTCTTAAAACTAGCCACATTGCTGAAAACAACAAGTGAAGAAGGGGCAGTCAGTATATTGAAGGTTTGAGTTTGTCTAGGTAAAAGACATTGCCCCCATGTGCCCACACCAACGCATGCGCCGTTTATATTCTCTCTTTTCCAACCTCTCCCTTTGATCGTCAATTAATATATAAATCTACCTTTGGTCCACTTTCTCTTTAACTATTTGTAGTAGCGGTCCCTATTATTTGCTATAGTCGCCCAACAAAAATATAACTGTTTCTAGTTAGGTCCAACCAAATAATTCATTGGTAAATGACTAAGTGTCTAACAGTAATGTTTCATATAGCTAGTATCAACGTCAAATCTACGATTGGACAATGAAAATATTACCCACCCACCACCCCCTAAAAGAAAAACGAGTATTCTCCGTAGAATTTTACACGGTTGGCATTTATATCGATCAAAAGCTGTAAAAAAATTATTAgaatttcatgatttttcataCTCTCACCAATATTATTTTCGACAATTTACAACCTTTCCACTCGGATAATTTTTTACAGTTTTTCTTCACCATTGAAAAATAACAATTTTAACACTTTCACAGTTGTTGTTGGTTGACAAATCCATCAACTATTTGAGATTTCCAACGGACTGAGCCGTAATGGTTTTTTTCTGCAGTGAATTCATTTTAAGGGATAGTTCTTTAATTAATCTGGTTTAATTTTCCCTTTTTAGGTTTGATAATCATGTCATCAGTACAACTTGATGAAAGGACGAACAATATTTTTCAGTACATGTACCATCTAGATTAAATATCTTATATTAACTTATGGGAAACAATCGACGAAGAAATAATTAATACATGCTATAGCCAAAATCAACTAGAGTTAATTATTAATCGTACTTGTTAAGacaatattatattttaattGTCGTTTTTTTTTTAGATATTTCACGATTGCTATTAAATGTTTTGACTTCAGCACATGCATTATGTTGGCTTGTCTTGCATTTGACCCTACTTGTATATTATCTCTTTATTATTActataagtgaccaatttgcttttttattttggttcaaaataagtgtccagttatgtaatcaagaaagaattcaatttatttttacaaaataacccctatgtacatatccctaaaaagttttcttactcttcacattaaatgtttaattaggggtagtttagtcatagtagGTATTTTGTATAcaattagtattttcttaatgggtgtgctaaaagcaaattggacacttattgtgaaccggagggagtatatAATTTGGAGAATAGTGTAGATCAATCATTAAAATCTAGCTAGAGTTTCCTATATATATTGTGTGAAATTTCTTTGTGAACAGGAATTAGTGCATTGGATTAATTCTTTGATAGCGAAATTATTTCTCTAATAATACGTCAAACCAAATACCCCTAATTGTTAAGGGGATTAAACCAGAAGACCACATAAACTTAGTGGTCCAAATTTGAAATTCACTCAGATCTACTATAGCACAGTTACCTTTtagttttaataataataatcaaaTGTGGACCACTAAACCTAATTTGTCTATTTAAGCAAGCTCGTTAGTACATAGGACGAGTAGTTTTATACAACACATACATGTTTAGTTTGTGGCCCCCTATCCAATTTcctttaaattaaattacataATTAGTCTTGAAAAAACAAGGGATTACTCAAGAGAAGGAAGAATAGGACAggggaaaagagagaaaatactAGAAAAAGAAACGTTCAGGCAAGGAGGCAATAAGTCAATGTCAACAGCTGTAAGAATTAGCAAAAACCAATTAATGGATGGATCCAACAATGAGTTCTATAGAAGTTAGTATAATTAAATTTAAATAATCTATATTCTTTCAAATTCAGAACTCACAATGTTTAAATTTTGAAACAATATTTTGCAGAAATACAAGGTAAGATTACGTACGATAAACCTTTGTAATCCGACCCTTTCACAAACCACGCACGTAGCGGGAGCTTAGCGCACCCTTTTCAAATCATTAAAAGCCTCTATATAGTGACAAGAGTGCAAACAAGGGGAGGAAAAGGAAAAAGTAAAGAGgggaatttatatatatataggagtAGTAGATGGAGGGGAGATTC contains:
- the LOC104223395 gene encoding cytochrome c6, chloroplastic — its product is MRVFSMSPTCLDQSCSIKFLATQTKKRNVYEGDNLFGEKKNKYSYEVKLLKNLAPPLMTALIALSPIVNPPDSVGQTIEVQRGAALFSKACIGCHYAGGNIIQPGATLFLKDLERNGADTEEEIYRITYYGKGRMPGFGQNCTPRGQCTFGPRLQDDEIKLLAEFVKSQADQGWPKIENSGD